From a single Budorcas taxicolor isolate Tak-1 chromosome X, Takin1.1, whole genome shotgun sequence genomic region:
- the AWAT2 gene encoding acyl-CoA wax alcohol acyltransferase 2 produces the protein MVLPSKKDLKISLEVFSVFQWTLSVLVIVITVIAVNLYLVVFTPYWPITVLILTWLAFDWKTPERGGRRFTCVRKWCLWKQYCDYFPLKLLKTHDLSPSLNYIVACHPHGIMSHSWFGHFATEMSGFSKTFPGITPYILTVGAFFWVPFLREYVMSVGACSVSQSSIDFLLTRRGTGNMLMVVVGGLAECKYGLPGSTTLFLKSRTGFIRMALRHGVALIPAYSFGETELYNQYIFTPGGFINRFQKWLQSMVHIYPCAFYGRGLTETSPGLLPYAQPVTTIVGKPLPLPKIENPSNKTVAKYHAIYVDALRQLFDQYKTKFGFSEAQELVVT, from the exons TAATCACCGTGATCGCCGTCAACCTCTACCTGGTGGTGTTCACGCCGTACTGGCCCATTACCGTGCTCATCCTCACCTGGCTGGCTTTTGACTGGAAGACCCCTGAGAGAG GTGGCCGCCGGTTTACCTGCGTGAGGAAATGGTGCCTGTGGAAACAGTACTGTGATTACTTCCCACTCAAG ctTCTGAAGACTCATGATCTCTCCCCCAGCCTCAACTATATCGTCGCCTGCCACCCTCATGGGATCATGTCCCATTCATGGTTTGGCCACTTTGCCACAGAGATGTCAGGCTTCTCCAAGACGTTTCCTGGCATCACTCCTTATATCCTCACAGTGGGGGCCTTTTTCTGGGTGCCTTTCCTCAGAGAATATGTCATGTCTGTAG GGGCCTGCTCTGTGAGCCAATCCTCCATTGACTTCCTGCTTACCCGTAGAGGCACAGGCAACatgctgatggtggtggttggtggCCTGGCTGAGTGCAAATATGGCCTGCCTGGATCTACCACTCTGTTCCTGAAGAGCCGCACTGGCTTCATACGCATGGCCCTTCGGCATGG GGTGGCTCTAATCCCGGCCTACTCCTTTGGGGAGACGGAACTCTACAATCAGTACATTTTCACCCCGGGGGGCTTCATCAATCGCTTCCAGAAGTGGTTGCAGAGCATGGTGCACATCTACCCTTGTGCCTTCTATGGGCGTGGCCTCACGGAGACCTCCCCAGGCCTTCTGCCCTACGCTCAGCCTGTTACCACCATTG TTGGGAAGCCTCTACCACTGCCCAAGATTGAGAACCCAAGCAATAAGACGGTGGCTAAATACCATGCAATCTATGTGGATGCCCTGCGCCAACTGTTTGACCAGTACAAGACCAAGTTTGGCTTCTCAGAGGCCCAAGAGCTGGTGGTAACTTGA